The DNA window CGCCCGGAGGAGCGCGTGTTCCTGCTGATGCTCGACTCCCCGGACCTGGCGTCCCTGTTCTGGGGGGTGATCCGGATCGGTGCGGTGGCGGTACCCACGAACACGGCGCTCAAATCCCACGACTACGCGTACATGCTCCGAGACAGCCGCGCGGCGGTGTTGGTGGTCAGCGAGGAGCTCCTCCCGACCGTGGAGCCCGTCTTGAAGAACCTCCCCGCGCTGCGCCATGTCATCGTGGCCGGGGGCTCGGGCGCCGCCCCTGGACGCCACGCGCTGCGCGCGCTCTTAGACACGGCCGATCCCACGCTGGATCCCGCCCCGACGCATCGCGACGAACCCGCGTTCTGGCTGTGGAGCAGCGGGAGCACGGGGCCCCCCAAGGGAGCGATTCATCGCCATCTCAACATGGTGTGCACCGCGGATCTGTACGCGCAGACCGTGCTCGGGATTCGAGAGGACGATGTCTGCCTCTCAGTCGCCAAGCTCTACTTCGCGTACGGACTGGGAAACGCGCTGTACTTCCCGTTCCGAGTCGGCGCCGCGACGGTGCTCTACCCCGGGCGCTTCGAGCCTCGCCGGTACTTCGATTTAATCCACCGGTACCGGCCGACCCTGTTCTTCTCGGCGCCCACCGCGTACGCCGCAATGCTGGCTCAAGAGGGACCGGCCGACCTCGGTGCGGTACGGCTGTGCATCTCCGCGGGCGAACCCCTGCCGGCGGCGCTGTTCACCCGGTGGAACGAGCGGTTCGGCGTGGAGATCCTCGACGGCATCGGGTCGACCGAGGTGCTGCACATCTATATCAGCAACCGGCAGGGCCGCGTCCGGCCCGGGAGCAGCGGTGAGGCCGTCCCCGGGTACGCGGTTCGGATCGTCGACGAGGAGGGCCGCGACGTGCCTCGGGGGGAGATCGGGGATCTCCTCGTCGGCGGAGACAGCCTCGCCGCCGGATACTGGAACAAGCACGATCGGACCAAGCAGGCGTTTCGCGGCGCGTGGTTCTTTAGCGGCGACAAGTACTACCAGGATCCCGATGGATTCTACATGTACTGCGGCCGCTCAGACGACATGCTGAAGGCCGGCGGACAGTGGGTGTCTCCCGCCGAGGTCGAGGCGACGTTGATCCAACACGCGGCGGTGCTGGAGTGCGGGGTCGTCGGCAAAGGCGACCGCGATGGGCTGCTCAAGCCGTACGCGTTCGTCGTACTCAAGCCGGGACAGCCCGCCAGCGAGGCGCTCGCCCAGGAACTGCAGACGTTCGTGCGCGACAAGATCGCCGCCTACAAGTATCCTCGGTGGATCGAGTTCGTGCCCGAACTTCCCAAGACGGCGACGGGAAAGATCCAACGGTTTCTCCTACGGGAACGGTTGGCCGCCGAGCCCCAGCAGACCTCGACCCGTTGACGAGGGGGACCCGGTACCCGGCCACGCGCAGCCCGCACCGGTCGCACGGAGGTGATATTCAATGGGAGACATGATCAGCCTTGAGCGGCAGGGGGCGGTGGGCCAGATCTCGCTCCACCGGGCCCCGGCGAACGCCTACAACCGGCAGTTTGCCGACGAACTGGACGCCGCGGTGGAGGCCGCCCGGACCGACGATGGGATCCAGGCCGTCGTCGTGACGAGCACTGTGCCGCGCTTCTTTTCCGCGGGCGCGGACATCAAGTTCTTCCAGGCCTCGACCCTGCCGGAAAAAGAGACGTTCATCCTCCACATGCACGAGGTGCTCCGCAAGATCGAGCTGACCCCCAAGGTGTTCATCGCCGCGATCAACGGGCACTGCCTCGGCGGCGGGATGGAAATCGCACTCGCGTGCGACCTGCGATTCGCCGCCGCGGGGAAGCACGGGCTCGGGCAGCCGGAGATCACCCTTGGGATTCTGCCGGGCAACGGCGGCACGCAGCGGCTGCCCCGCCTGGTCGGGAAGAGCCGGGCCCTCGACCTGATGATTACGGGCCGCACGGTCTCGCCCGATGAAGCGCTCGGGATCGGCCTTGTCGATCGAGTGTTCCCCGCGGAGGAGCTCGCAGCCAAGACGCGCGAATACGCGGAGGGCCTCACCAAGAGCGCGACCATGGCGGTCGGACTCATCAAACTGACGGTAACGCGCGGCATGGAATTGCCGCTCGACGGCGGGCTGGCCTACGAGCGGGAGGCGCTCTTCCGGACGTTCGCCTCCGACGACGCCGCGGAAGGGGTGAACGCGTTCCTGGAGAAGCGGCCGCCGGTCTTTAAAGGGCGATAGATGTTGCGACTCTCTCGCGCTCGCGGCGGCGGGTCGAACGAGGCCGCGAAGAAGCGCCCCGCCGGTGCCTCCAACAGCCGGTAGGCGTCGCGGAACGACCGGGCCGCCTCCCGGCCCGGCCAGGCGGGTGGGAGTAGGGCGTCGGGAAGGCCTGGGTCCACGAAGAGAAACTTCCGATACTCGTGCACGAGACGGATCTTTTCGGCGAAGCAGACCGCATCGGAGATCGCGCCGCGGCGGAGCCTGAGCCGGAGCGACGCCACGCGCCGCCGGGTCGTCGCCGTAAATGCCCGGTACCGGGCCGCGACGGCGTCGAGGTTCCAGCACCTGCCCACCAGGGCGCGATCCTGCTCGGGTCCCAGCAGGGCCGCCTCGAAGATCGCGACGTTGCCGTCCAACCCATGCGCGCGGGAGAGTTCCGCGAGTTCGGCGGCGAGGTTCCGGGGCGTGAGCCACGTGCCGCGCGAGAGCGCCCCGAGGCCCAGCCAGGTCAATTCCCGCCGCAGGCGGTCGCGAAGGGGGCGCCGCCCTTCGGAAATCGTATACGTCAGAAGCCGCCATCGTCCGTCCCACGGTTCGGGCGCGAGCTGGTAGACCCGGCGGACTCCCTGCTCGACCCGCCACGCGCCCTGGGGGGTGAGCGAGTAGAAGGCGCGCCGACCGACCCGGCGCGTCCTGAGCCACCCCTGACGCGTCATCCGCGCCATGGCCGCGCGGACCGCGCGCGAGGTGAACCCCAAGGGCCCCATCAGGTGAATCAGGCTTCCCATCCCGATCTCCCCACCGTGGGGCCGGATGGTGTCGCCGTAGACCGTAAACAGGAGCGACCGTGCGCGCATCGGCGTATCCCGGCGTTGACGCCTCCTGTGGCTCAGCCGTATAATAATTATACACGCATTTTCACCCGTACGTGAAAAAACCGTGTCATATCGGAGGACGGGGACGCGATGGCGACGGTGACGAGCGACCAGCTGACCGAACGCATCGGACAAGGACATATCGTCGAATCGCCCGAGGAGATGTCCGACGATTACCGGCACACCCTGATTCACATCTTGACCGTCTCCGCGGACACGGAACTGATCAGCGCCCCGAGCTACTACACGGCGGCCAAGGACAGCCCTTCGATGAACAACCTCATCTCGGCGCTGGCGATCATCCAGGATGAGCTGAGCCATGCGCACATCGGCTACCGGATCCTCCAGGATCTCGGCGTCGACACGGAAGCGCTGATCTATGACCGCGACCCCAAGAAGTTCAAGCATCCCTACGCGTTCGACGTGCCGCTGCGGTCCTGGATCGAACTGATCGTGGCGAACGCGTTCTACGACCGGGCCGGGTACGTGCTCCTGGGGGACGTCTACCGCAACTGCAGCTACGGGCCCTGGCGCCGCGGCCTGGCCAAGGTCGACAAGGAGGAAAACTTCCACCTCCGGCACGGCGAGAACGGGATGCGCCGGCTCGCCCCCTCCCACCGGGCGGAGCTCCAGGCGGCGATCGACTGGATGTTCCCGATGACCGTGGAGTGGTTCGGGCTGCCGGATTCCCTCAAGACGCACGGGAAGCAAATCGGCTACCGTTTGAAGGGCAGCACGAACGATCAGCTCCGCCAGACCTGGCTCGGCACGGCGGTCCCGCTGTGCGAGAGCCTCGGATTTCGTGTGCCCGCGCATCGCGACCAGGCCACCGGCAGCTACGTGCTGGAGTACCCCCTCCCGGTCGATTTCGACGAGGGCGAGCGCCGGTGGCTGATGGACCGGCCGATCACCTGGGACGACGTCCTGGTTCGGTGGAAGCGGCGGGGCCCCGGCAACACGATGTTCGTCGAGATGCTGCAGCGGGGCCGCCGGCAGATGCGAGAGCTGGTGGGGCTGCATTGACGATGCCCGCGGCCGATGGTCGCGCGGCGGCGCCGCCAGACGGGGTGACGCCCGACGCCGTATGGGCCGCCCTCGCGGAGGTCATGGATCCTGAGTGGCCGGTGAGCATCGTGGATATGGGACTCGTGTACGGGGTTGCGGTCGATGAGGGCGCGGTCACGCTGACCCTCACCTTCACCGCGACCGCCTGTCCATGTATGGAGATGATCCGGGACGACATCCGCGCGCGCCTCCACCGGGTCCCGGGCGTCCGGGACGTGCGGATCGTGGTGTCTTGGGACCCGCCGTGGACGAAGGACCGGCTGACGGAGGCGGCGCGGCGGGAACTCGCCCGCTGCGGGGTTACCGTGTAGGGGAGGCGATATGCAGACCGTGGGCGGCGAGCCGGTGTACGAGGTGTTTGCCCGTCGGGTTGATGGTGAGCCTCTCCGTCATGTCGGGTGCGTCGCCGCCCCCGACGACGCACTCGCGCGCGTCTACGCGCGGAGCATCTACGATGAGGAGTCGTGGATCGAGATGTACGTGGTGCCGCGACACGCCGTCATCCCGGTCGAGTCGGTCCGCACCGAGGCCGTGGACGCGCACGCATGAGTACCCCTCTGCTCGACCGGCCGTCGGCTCTCCCCCGCGAGGCGGTCCCGCCGCTCGTGGACCTGGTCGTCGCCCTCGCTGACAACAAGCACGCGCTCGGTCTGCGCTACGGCGAGTGGTGCACCTGCGGGCCGACCATCGAGGCCGGCGTCGCCGCGACCGCGATGGCCCAGGACGAGCTGGGACACGCCCGCGTGCTGTATGGATTGCTC is part of the bacterium genome and encodes:
- a CDS encoding benzoate-CoA ligase family protein; its protein translation is MTASVDVPETFNVSTAFLDRNLEQGRGDRIAIYAGDEQITYRSLLAQVNRAGNALRALGVRPEERVFLLMLDSPDLASLFWGVIRIGAVAVPTNTALKSHDYAYMLRDSRAAVLVVSEELLPTVEPVLKNLPALRHVIVAGGSGAAPGRHALRALLDTADPTLDPAPTHRDEPAFWLWSSGSTGPPKGAIHRHLNMVCTADLYAQTVLGIREDDVCLSVAKLYFAYGLGNALYFPFRVGAATVLYPGRFEPRRYFDLIHRYRPTLFFSAPTAYAAMLAQEGPADLGAVRLCISAGEPLPAALFTRWNERFGVEILDGIGSTEVLHIYISNRQGRVRPGSSGEAVPGYAVRIVDEEGRDVPRGEIGDLLVGGDSLAAGYWNKHDRTKQAFRGAWFFSGDKYYQDPDGFYMYCGRSDDMLKAGGQWVSPAEVEATLIQHAAVLECGVVGKGDRDGLLKPYAFVVLKPGQPASEALAQELQTFVRDKIAAYKYPRWIEFVPELPKTATGKIQRFLLRERLAAEPQQTSTR
- a CDS encoding enoyl-CoA hydratase-related protein; this translates as MGDMISLERQGAVGQISLHRAPANAYNRQFADELDAAVEAARTDDGIQAVVVTSTVPRFFSAGADIKFFQASTLPEKETFILHMHEVLRKIELTPKVFIAAINGHCLGGGMEIALACDLRFAAAGKHGLGQPEITLGILPGNGGTQRLPRLVGKSRALDLMITGRTVSPDEALGIGLVDRVFPAEELAAKTREYAEGLTKSATMAVGLIKLTVTRGMELPLDGGLAYEREALFRTFASDDAAEGVNAFLEKRPPVFKGR
- a CDS encoding PaaX family transcriptional regulator C-terminal domain-containing protein, translating into MRARSLLFTVYGDTIRPHGGEIGMGSLIHLMGPLGFTSRAVRAAMARMTRQGWLRTRRVGRRAFYSLTPQGAWRVEQGVRRVYQLAPEPWDGRWRLLTYTISEGRRPLRDRLRRELTWLGLGALSRGTWLTPRNLAAELAELSRAHGLDGNVAIFEAALLGPEQDRALVGRCWNLDAVAARYRAFTATTRRRVASLRLRLRRGAISDAVCFAEKIRLVHEYRKFLFVDPGLPDALLPPAWPGREAARSFRDAYRLLEAPAGRFFAASFDPPPRARESRNIYRPLKTGGRFSRNAFTPSAASSEANVRKSASRS
- a CDS encoding Phenylacetic acid catabolic protein; amino-acid sequence: MATVTSDQLTERIGQGHIVESPEEMSDDYRHTLIHILTVSADTELISAPSYYTAAKDSPSMNNLISALAIIQDELSHAHIGYRILQDLGVDTEALIYDRDPKKFKHPYAFDVPLRSWIELIVANAFYDRAGYVLLGDVYRNCSYGPWRRGLAKVDKEENFHLRHGENGMRRLAPSHRAELQAAIDWMFPMTVEWFGLPDSLKTHGKQIGYRLKGSTNDQLRQTWLGTAVPLCESLGFRVPAHRDQATGSYVLEYPLPVDFDEGERRWLMDRPITWDDVLVRWKRRGPGNTMFVEMLQRGRRQMRELVGLH
- a CDS encoding metal-sulfur cluster assembly factor, which produces MPAADGRAAAPPDGVTPDAVWAALAEVMDPEWPVSIVDMGLVYGVAVDEGAVTLTLTFTATACPCMEMIRDDIRARLHRVPGVRDVRIVVSWDPPWTKDRLTEAARRELARCGVTV